A genomic region of Sarcophilus harrisii chromosome 6, mSarHar1.11, whole genome shotgun sequence contains the following coding sequences:
- the MYRF gene encoding LOW QUALITY PROTEIN: myelin regulatory factor (The sequence of the model RefSeq protein was modified relative to this genomic sequence to represent the inferred CDS: deleted 1 base in 1 codon): protein LFCPGHDINGALEPSNIDTSILEEYISKEDSSDICFPDIPAPAAYPHSQSSGSSGSGHHLSPPAARHGPLPPPPCGPGFGAHLNVNNNNGLAGPRGLAGPCLSGGSGPPIKSEPKAAYAPGALPDSPPDSGSEAYSPQQVNDPHLLRTMTPENMCHVSIPSRLEHPPPPPPPTHLAGPPPPPPHLPGPPPPPHTPSWGSVEPLWAPAMGQAVAPGDLHHAQQSQMLHQLLQQHGAELPVHPSKKRKHSESPPNTLNAQMLNGMIKQEPGTVASLPLHPARAPTPPWHQQGPLSPGPGALPLSIARVQTPPWHPQGAPSPGLMQDNESLNGSYLDPNYQSIKWQPHQQNKWAALYDANYKELPMLTYRVDADKGFNFSVGDDAFVCQKKNHFQVTVYIGMLGEPKYVKTPEGLKPLDCFYLKLHGVKLEALNQSINIEQSQSDRSKRPFNPVTVTLPPEQVTKVTVGRLHFSETTANNMRKKGKPNPDQRYFMLVVALQAHAQNQTYTLAAQISERIIVRASNPGQFESDSDVLWQRAQLPDTVFHHGRVGINTDRPDEALVVHGNVKVMGSLMHPSDIRAKEHVQEVDTTEQLKRISRMRLVHYSYKPEFAASVGIEASPETGLIAQEVKEILPEAVKDTGDVVFANGKTIENFLVVNKERIFMENVGAVKELCKLTDNLETRIDELERWSHKLAKLRRLDSMKSTGSSGAFSQADSQFSRAGSVPHKKRPPKVASKAPSVVPNQACISQRFLQGTIIALVVVMAFSVVSMSTLYVLSLRNEEDLVDMDGSFAVSTSCLLALLRPRDPGGSVALCPWSSQSYGTTQLRQSPASSGPPDPRPSSQPVTTGLPDSTGPVLVPHVELCPSPPCPVVCCSPPTPSPSSAQSPAPSPTANRSGPSQTSLLPVTSIRAKSWGLSANGIAHAKPPKSLEPPASPSAPFTGMQGKAKNSPNLSIPARARRGAPLLSPATPRPTGPDSPLGAWPTLSSIQVLENAMPITAQYCTPGDACRPGNFTYSIPISSNTPLHLSLTLQMNSSFPVSVAFCSLRSQENPCEKGITPRGLPIHGDTQGTSHQWPLAILSFQEFTYHFRVALLGQANCSSEAPPQGVTDYFFHFYRLCD from the exons CTCTTTTGCCCAGGCCACGACATCAATGGGGCCCTCGAACCCTCGAACATAGACACGAGCATCTTGGAGGAGTACATCAGCAAGGAGGACTCCTCGGACAT CTGCTTCCCCGATATCCCTGCTCCTGCCGCCTACCCGCACAGCCAGTCCTCCGGATCCTCGGGCAGTGGCCACCACCTGAGCCCGCCGGCGGCCCGCCACGGCCCCCTCCCGCCCCCGCCCTGCGGGCCCGGCTTCGGTGCCCACCTCAACGTCAACAACAACAATGGCCTGGCGGGGCCCAGAGGCCTGGCGGGGCCCTGCCTGAGCGGGGGCTCGGGGCCGCCCATCAAATCGGAGCCTAAGGCAGCCTATGCCCCAGG CGCCCTGCCCGACTCGCCTCCGGACTCGGGCTCCGAAGCCTATTCCCCCCAGCAGGTGAATG ACCCTCACCTCCTGCGAACAATGACCCCCGAGAACATGTGCCACGTCAGCATCCCCTCCCGCCTGGAGCACCCCCCTCCTCCGCCTCCACCCACCCACCTGGCCGgccctccccccccgcccccccacctCCCGGGCccg cctcctcccccccacaccCCGTCCTGGGGATCTGTCGAACCCCTCTGGGCCCCCGCCATGGGGCAGGCCGTGGCCCCCGGAGACCTGCACCATGCCCAGCAATCGCAGATGCTTCACCAGCTGCTGCAGCAGCATGGGGCCGA GCTCCCCGTACACCCCTCCAAGAAGAGGAAGCACTCCGAATCACCCCCCAACACCCTCAACGCCCAGATGCTCAATGGGATGATAAAACAGGAGCCAGGTACGGTGGCCTCCCTGCCCCTCCATCCCGCCAGAGCCCCCACGCCGCCCTGGCATCAGCAAGGTCCCCTCTCGCCAGGACCGGGAGCCCTCCCCCTCAGCATCGCCAGAGTCCAGACGCCGCCCTGGCATCCGCAGGGGGCCCCCTCACCAG GCCTCATGCAGGACAACGAGAGCCTGAACGGCTCCTACCTGGACCCCAATTACCAGTCTATCAAGTGGCAGCCGCACCAGCAGAACAAGTGGGCAGCGCTCTATGACGCCAACTACAAGGAGCT acccATGCTCACTTACCGGGTGGACGCCGACAAGGGCTTCAATTTCTCCGTGGGCGACGATGCCTTCGTGTGCCAGAAGAAGAACCACTTCCAGGTGACGGTGTACATCGGCATGCTTGGGGAGCCCAAGTACGTCAAGACCCCCGAGGGTCTGAAGCCCCTGGACTGCTTCTACCTGAAGCTGCATGGAGTCAAG CTAGAGGCCTTGAATCAATCCATCAACATCGAACAGTCCCAGTCTGACCGAAGCAAGCGGCCCTTCAACCCTGTCAC GGTCACACTGCCTCCAGAGCAAGTCACCAAGGTTACAGTGGGGCGCCTGCACTTCAGTGAGACCACAGCCAACAACATGCGCAAGAAAGGCAAACCCAATCCGGATCAGAG GTACTTCATGCTGGTGGTAGCGCTGCAGGCACATGCGCAGAACCAGACGTATACGCTGGCTGCCCAGATTTCGGAGCGCATTATTGTCAGG GCCTCCAACCCCGGCCAGTTTGAGAGCGACAGCGACGTCCTGTGGCAGCGGGCTCAGCTGCCGGACACCGTCTTCCATCACGGCCGCGTGGGCATCAACACGGACCGGCCGGATGAAGCTCTAGTCGTCCACGGCAACGTGAAGGTGATGGGCTCCCTCATGCACCCGTCAGACATCCGGGCCAAGGAGCACGTGCAGGAG GTGGACACCACCGAGCAGCTGAAAAGGATCTCGCGGATGCGGCTTGTGCACTACAGCTACAAACCCGAGTTCGCAGCCAGTGTGGGCATCGAGGCCTCCCCTGAGACCG GGCTCATCGCCCAGGAGGTAAAGGAGATCCTCCCTGAGGCCGTGAAGGACACTGGCGATGTGGTCTTTGCCAACGGGAAGACCATTGAGAACTTTCTGGTCGTGAACAAG GAGCGCATCTTCATGGAGAACGTGGGGGCCGTGAAGGAGCTGTGCAAGCTGACGGACAACCTGGAGACGCGCATCGACGAGCTGGAGCGCTGGAGCCACAAGCTGGCCAAGCTGCGGCGGCTGGACAGCATGAAGTCCACGGGCAGCTCCGGGGCCTTCAG CCAAGCGGACAGCCAGTTCAGTCGAGCCGGGAGCGTCCCCCACAAGAAGCGTCCCCCGAAGGTGGCCAGCAAG GCCCCCTCCGTGGTCCCCAACCAGGCCTGCATCAGCCAGCGCTTCCTGCAAGGGACCATCATCGCCCTGGTAGTCGTCATGGCCTTCAG TGTGGTGTCCATGTCTACACTGTATGTGCTGAGCCTTCGGAACGAGGAAGACCTAGTGGACATGGACGG CTCTTTTGCTGTGTCTACTTCCTGTCTTCTGGCCCTCCTCCGGCCCCGGGACCCCGGGGGGAGTGTGGCCCTGTGTCCATG GTCGAGTCAGAGCTACGGGACCACCCAGCTCCGCCAGTCCCCGGCCTCCAGTGGCCCGCCCGACCCCCGGCCCTCCTCCCAGCCTG TCACCACCGGCCTCCCAGACTCCACCGGGCCTGTCCTGGTCCCTCACGTGGAGCTGTGCCCCAGCCCTCCCTGTCCAGTGGTTTGCTGCTCCCCGCCCACCCCGAGCCCCTCCTCCGCCCAGAGCCCAGCCCCCAGTCCCACTGCCAACCGCTCAG GCCCAAGCCAGACCTCGCTGCTGCCGGTCACCAGCATCAGAGCCAAGTCTTGGGGCCTTTCGGCCAATGGGATCGCCCACGCCAAGCCCCCCAAGAGCCTGGAGCCCCCGGCCAGCCCCTCGGCCCCCTTCACTGGAATGCAGGGCAAGGCCAAGAATAGCCCCAACCTGTCTATCCCTGCTCGTGCACGCCGAGGGGCGCCCCTGCTCAGCCCCGCCACGCCCCGGCCCACCGGGCCTGACAGCCCGCTGG GTGCTTGGCCCACCCTGAGCTCCATCCAGGTCCTGGAGAACGCCATGCCCATCACCGCCCAGTACTGTACCCCAGGTGATGCCTGCAG GCCAGGGAACTTCACCTACAGCATCCCCATCAGCAGCAACACCCCCCTCCACCTCAGCCTGACCCTGCAGATGAA CTCCAGCTTCCCGGTCTCGGTGGCGTTCTGCAGCCTGAGGTCTCAGGAGAACCCGTGTGAGAAGGGCATTACCCCCCGCGGCCTCCCCATCCACGGCGATACCCAG GGCACCTCCCACCAGTGGCCCTTGGCCATCCTGTCCTTCCAGGAGTTCACCTACCACTTCCGAGTGGCCCTGCTG gGTCAGGCCAACTGCAGCTCGGAGGCGCCCCCCCAGGGGGTCACGGACTACTTCTTCCACTTCTACCGCCTGTGTGACTGA